From the genome of Rhodobacteraceae bacterium Araon29, one region includes:
- a CDS encoding F0F1 ATP synthase subunit A — MDQFIVKPLFGDGPIEWYTITNVTLWMALSVVAIIALLVVGTARRAIVPSRSQSIGELAYGFVYKMVEDVAGKDAVGYFPYIMTLFMFIVCANFLGLLPMSFTTTSHIAVTAVMAMGVFLAVTILGFVKHGMSFLSLFWISSAPLVLRPILALIEVISYFVRPVSHSIRLAGNMMAGHAVIKVFAAFAGIAVIAPLSVIAITAIYALEVLVSFIQAYVFAILTCVYLKDALHPHH, encoded by the coding sequence ATGGATCAGTTTATCGTTAAACCGCTTTTCGGTGACGGTCCGATTGAATGGTACACCATTACAAACGTCACCTTGTGGATGGCCCTTTCCGTGGTCGCCATCATTGCGCTTTTGGTTGTCGGTACGGCGCGCCGCGCGATTGTCCCAAGCCGTAGCCAGTCTATTGGTGAGCTGGCTTATGGTTTTGTCTATAAAATGGTCGAAGATGTGGCCGGTAAGGATGCGGTTGGGTATTTCCCTTATATCATGACGCTGTTTATGTTTATCGTCTGCGCCAATTTCCTTGGTCTGCTGCCGATGTCCTTTACCACAACATCGCATATCGCAGTAACGGCGGTGATGGCGATGGGGGTATTCCTCGCCGTGACGATATTGGGCTTTGTCAAACATGGCATGTCGTTTCTGTCACTGTTTTGGATTTCCTCGGCGCCCTTGGTGCTGCGGCCGATCCTCGCGCTGATCGAAGTGATTTCCTACTTCGTGCGCCCGGTCAGCCACTCTATTCGTCTGGCGGGTAACATGATGGCTGGTCACGCGGTGATCAAAGTGTTTGCCGCCTTTGCCGGTATTGCTGTGATCGCGCCGCTGTCGGTGATTGCCATCACGGCGATCTATGCGCTTGAGGTTCTGGTGTCATTTATCCAGGCCTATGTTTTTGCAATTCTGACGTGCGTCTATCTCAAAGACGCGCTTCATCCTCATCACTAA
- a CDS encoding metalloregulator ArsR/SmtB family transcription factor has product MDDPLDLAFAALADPTRRRILMLLLEDDMAVTDVAEPFEMSLAAISKHLGILTRAGLISQEKRGRVKWCKLEPEALRDASIWMQSFGQFEAVNLDALERFLEHEFEPEDRSKP; this is encoded by the coding sequence ATGGATGACCCGCTTGATCTTGCCTTTGCCGCTTTGGCCGATCCCACCCGGCGGCGGATTTTAATGCTGCTGCTGGAAGATGATATGGCGGTGACAGATGTGGCCGAACCGTTCGAGATGTCTTTGGCGGCAATATCCAAACACCTTGGCATACTGACCCGCGCCGGCCTGATCAGTCAGGAAAAACGCGGTCGAGTGAAATGGTGCAAGCTTGAGCCCGAAGCCCTGCGCGATGCCAGCATCTGGATGCAAAGCTTTGGCCAGTTTGAGGCCGTGAACCTTGATGCGCTTGAGCGGTTTTTAGAGCACGAGTTTGAACCAGAGGATCGCTCAAAGCCCTAA
- a CDS encoding molybdopterin-dependent oxidoreductase, whose protein sequence is MKSQPSLDTSPKVSDEIRKTTCYMCACRCGINVHMKEGQVAYIEGNRDHPVNQGVLCAKGSAGIMQVNAPSRLRAPLKRVGPRGSGQFKEISWDEALDMAVGLLRPVREENPEKLAFFTGRDQSQSFTSFWAQNFGTPNYAAHGGFCSVNMAAAGIYTMGGAFWEFGQPDWDHTKLFMLFGVAEDHDSNPIKMGIGKIKARGAKVIGVNPIRSGYNAVADDWIGITPGTDGLFILALVHELLKAGKIDLDYLAQYTNAPVLVDAETGLLLRDGDGKQLVVDRVTGALTAFDQKGVRPDLRGTHSDGALTHRSVFQHMIERYLDPEYAPEAVSEKTGISAGKIRAIAAELARVAFDEAFELDQPWTDFRGERHEKMVGRPVSFHSMRGISAHSNGFQTCRALHILQIILGTVEVPGGFRFKPPYPKPSEIHPKPHCKVTPGAPLDGPHLGFVHGPEDLALKDDGSPARIDKAFTWENPMSAHGLMHMVISNAHAGDPYKIDTLFMYMANMSWNSSMNTSGVIEMLTDTDDSGNYVIPNIIYSDAYSSEMVAYADLVLPDTTYLERHDCISLLDRPICEADAAADAIRWPVVEPDRDVRGFQSVLCDLGARLNLPGFVNEDGSQKYDDYADYIVNHIRKPGIGPLAGFRGNGNKAGRGDVNPDQLDRYIQNGGFFVEHIPAGANYYKPWNMDYQNWAVGMGLYDSPQPYLFQLYVEPMRKFQRAAEGHGDRQPPDHLRARIKSTLDPLPIWYPPFEDSHVDPDEYPVHALTQRPMAMYHSWGTQNAWLRQIHGVNPLYLPTKLMRAHDLRDGDWAKVSSAHGDITVPVMEMAALNENTVWTWNAIGKRKGAWALDEKAPEATKGFLLNHLIHELLPAKGDGLRWANSDPITGQAAWFDLRVKIEKSTAPPESQPSFDALISPVGQGPETLRWKVGK, encoded by the coding sequence ATGAAATCACAGCCATCTTTAGACACCTCTCCAAAAGTGTCAGACGAGATACGCAAAACAACCTGTTATATGTGCGCCTGCCGGTGCGGCATAAATGTCCATATGAAAGAAGGACAAGTTGCCTATATCGAAGGCAACCGCGATCACCCGGTCAATCAAGGTGTTCTTTGCGCCAAAGGCAGCGCCGGCATCATGCAGGTCAATGCCCCCTCGCGGCTGCGCGCACCGCTCAAACGGGTGGGGCCTCGCGGCTCGGGCCAGTTTAAAGAAATCAGCTGGGATGAAGCGCTTGATATGGCTGTCGGCTTGCTAAGACCGGTGCGTGAGGAAAATCCCGAAAAGCTGGCGTTCTTTACAGGCCGTGATCAGTCACAGTCCTTTACCAGTTTCTGGGCGCAGAATTTTGGCACCCCGAATTATGCCGCACATGGCGGATTTTGTAGCGTGAATATGGCCGCTGCGGGCATTTACACAATGGGCGGGGCGTTTTGGGAATTTGGCCAGCCCGACTGGGATCACACCAAGCTGTTCATGCTGTTTGGCGTGGCAGAAGATCACGACAGTAATCCGATTAAAATGGGCATCGGTAAAATAAAAGCCCGCGGCGCAAAGGTGATCGGCGTTAATCCCATTCGCTCAGGGTATAATGCGGTGGCCGACGATTGGATAGGGATTACCCCGGGCACCGATGGGCTGTTTATTCTGGCGCTGGTGCATGAGCTGCTGAAAGCTGGTAAAATTGATCTAGACTATCTGGCTCAATACACCAATGCACCCGTTTTAGTGGATGCAGAAACCGGTTTGTTGCTGCGTGACGGCGATGGCAAACAGCTGGTAGTTGACCGCGTGACCGGCGCGTTGACGGCCTTCGACCAAAAAGGCGTTCGCCCTGACCTTCGGGGCACGCATAGTGATGGCGCATTGACCCATCGCAGCGTCTTTCAACATATGATAGAGCGCTATCTCGACCCTGAATATGCCCCCGAAGCGGTTAGTGAAAAGACCGGCATTTCTGCTGGCAAAATCCGCGCGATTGCGGCCGAGCTTGCCCGTGTGGCCTTTGACGAAGCCTTTGAGCTGGATCAGCCCTGGACAGATTTTCGCGGTGAGCGGCATGAAAAAATGGTCGGCCGTCCGGTCAGCTTTCATTCCATGCGCGGCATCTCGGCCCATTCCAACGGGTTTCAAACCTGCCGCGCCCTGCATATTCTGCAAATTATACTTGGTACGGTCGAAGTGCCCGGCGGCTTTCGCTTTAAGCCGCCCTATCCCAAGCCATCAGAGATCCATCCAAAGCCGCATTGCAAAGTAACCCCGGGGGCCCCGCTGGATGGCCCGCATTTAGGCTTTGTGCACGGACCCGAAGATCTGGCGCTGAAAGACGATGGCAGCCCGGCCCGCATTGATAAAGCGTTCACCTGGGAAAACCCCATGTCGGCCCATGGGCTGATGCATATGGTGATCTCAAACGCACATGCCGGTGATCCCTATAAAATCGACACGCTGTTCATGTATATGGCCAATATGTCATGGAACAGCTCGATGAACACCAGCGGCGTGATCGAGATGCTCACCGATACGGATGATAGCGGCAATTATGTGATCCCGAACATCATCTATTCGGATGCCTACTCGTCCGAAATGGTGGCCTATGCGGATCTGGTTCTGCCTGACACCACCTATCTTGAACGGCATGATTGTATCAGCCTGCTCGACCGGCCGATTTGCGAAGCTGATGCGGCCGCCGACGCCATCCGCTGGCCGGTGGTCGAGCCGGACCGCGATGTGCGCGGCTTTCAGTCGGTGCTATGCGATCTTGGAGCGCGGCTAAATTTGCCCGGCTTTGTGAATGAAGACGGCAGCCAGAAATATGATGATTATGCCGATTATATCGTGAACCATATCCGCAAACCCGGCATCGGGCCACTGGCCGGATTTCGTGGCAATGGCAATAAAGCAGGGCGCGGGGATGTGAACCCTGATCAGCTTGATCGCTATATCCAAAATGGCGGGTTTTTTGTGGAACATATTCCAGCAGGGGCAAACTATTATAAACCCTGGAATATGGATTATCAAAACTGGGCCGTGGGCATGGGCCTTTATGACAGCCCGCAGCCCTATCTGTTTCAGCTTTATGTGGAACCGATGCGCAAATTCCAACGCGCTGCAGAAGGCCATGGCGACCGTCAGCCGCCCGATCATCTGCGCGCGCGCATCAAATCAACCCTTGACCCATTGCCGATCTGGTACCCGCCGTTTGAAGACAGTCATGTTGACCCCGATGAATACCCTGTTCATGCGCTGACCCAGCGGCCAATGGCCATGTACCACAGCTGGGGCACGCAAAATGCATGGCTGCGCCAAATCCATGGGGTAAACCCGCTTTATCTGCCCACCAAACTGATGCGCGCACATGATTTGCGCGATGGCGATTGGGCCAAAGTCAGCTCGGCGCATGGGGATATCACTGTGCCGGTGATGGAAATGGCCGCTCTAAATGAAAATACCGTCTGGACATGGAACGCCATTGGCAAACGCAAAGGCGCGTGGGCGCTTGATGAAAAAGCCCCCGAGGCGACCAAAGGCTTTTTGCTCAACCATCTGATCCATGAGCTGTTGCCGGCCAAAGGCGACGGTTTGCGCTGGGCAAACTCAGATCCCATCACCGGTCAGGCCGCGTGGTTTGACCTAAGGGTCAAGATTGAAAAATCCACTGCACCGCCGGAAAGCCAACCAAGCTTTGACGCTCTTATATCCCCTGTCGGGCAAGGCCCAGAAACATTAAGGTGGAAGGTAGGCAAATGA
- a CDS encoding F0F1 ATP synthase subunit B — protein MRFLAPFIALMVASPALAASGPFISLKNTNFIVLLAFILFILVLFYYKVPSVLGSMLDKRAEGIKSELDQARELREEAQSILASYERKQKEVQDQADRIVESARKDAQAAAEQAKEDLRASVARRLAAAEEQISSAHASVEREVRDKAIGVAIAAARNVIAAQMTAASANKLIDGAITEVDAKMH, from the coding sequence ATGCGCTTTCTAGCTCCCTTTATTGCCCTGATGGTGGCCAGCCCCGCGCTGGCGGCATCTGGCCCTTTCATATCGCTTAAAAACACCAACTTTATTGTTCTTTTGGCGTTCATCCTTTTCATTCTGGTACTGTTTTATTACAAAGTACCTTCGGTGCTGGGCAGTATGCTTGATAAGCGCGCCGAAGGCATCAAATCCGAATTGGATCAGGCGCGTGAACTGCGCGAAGAAGCCCAGAGCATTCTGGCCTCTTACGAGCGCAAGCAAAAAGAAGTGCAAGATCAAGCCGACCGGATTGTCGAAAGCGCCCGCAAAGATGCACAGGCTGCGGCCGAACAAGCCAAGGAAGACCTGCGAGCTTCGGTTGCGCGCCGCTTGGCCGCCGCAGAAGAGCAGATCAGCTCAGCCCACGCCTCGGTTGAACGGGAAGTGCGCGACAAGGCGATAGGTGTGGCCATTGCGGCTGCCCGCAACGTGATCGCGGCACAAATGACAGCGGCTAGCGCCAACAAGTTGATCGACGGCGCGATCACTGAGGTAGACGCCAAGATGCACTAA
- a CDS encoding methyltransferase domain-containing protein, translated as MQSDWDASAEAWIESLGAGGDFSRAAVLDRPMMAAVRSSGAQRALDVGCGEGRFCRMMAEAVPEVVGIDPTARLLAEARRLGGAVYHEGVGENLPYEEGAFDLVVSYLSLIDIADSRAAISEMARVVRPGGHVLIGNLNSWVTAAQTEGLGIQRNAQGHGTVTIVDYLKAYPVTVEWAGVRIKNRHRPLAQYMQEALQTGLQLVDFQEPLADAGWSRSASYNHTPYLWMQLWQKQPLGL; from the coding sequence ATGCAAAGCGATTGGGACGCTTCGGCTGAGGCATGGATTGAAAGTTTGGGGGCGGGCGGCGATTTTAGCCGCGCTGCGGTTCTGGATCGCCCGATGATGGCGGCAGTGCGCAGCAGCGGGGCGCAGCGGGCGCTGGATGTGGGCTGCGGCGAAGGGCGGTTTTGCCGGATGATGGCAGAGGCCGTGCCCGAGGTGGTCGGGATTGATCCAACCGCGCGGCTTTTGGCCGAAGCGCGGCGGCTGGGCGGCGCGGTTTATCATGAGGGGGTTGGCGAAAACCTGCCCTATGAGGAGGGCGCTTTCGATCTTGTGGTCAGTTATCTAAGCTTGATTGATATCGCCGACAGCCGCGCGGCGATTTCCGAGATGGCGCGGGTTGTCCGGCCCGGTGGGCATGTCTTGATCGGAAATCTGAACAGTTGGGTCACCGCTGCGCAAACCGAAGGGCTGGGAATTCAGCGCAATGCGCAGGGCCATGGAACTGTCACCATTGTGGATTACCTCAAAGCCTATCCCGTGACGGTAGAGTGGGCCGGGGTCCGGATTAAAAACCGGCACCGCCCGCTGGCGCAATATATGCAAGAGGCATTGCAGACCGGGCTGCAACTGGTGGATTTCCAAGAGCCGCTTGCCGATGCAGGGTGGTCCCGCAGCGCAAGTTATAACCACACGCCCTATTTATGGATGCAGCTTTGGCAAAAGCAGCCGTTAGGGCTTTGA
- a CDS encoding dibenzothiophene desulfurase produces MHPAPSVIIFTSLSGLGFGLLTFLGFGMPPPTGFMAFGFFTVAYLLAVGGLLASTFHLGHPERALKAFTQWKTSWLSREAWLSVGALLVMAAYGAGLVFFGIAVAPLGWLGAILSLATVFATSMIYGQLKTVPRWNTRLTPLLFLTLSLAGGGLLSGQISSALMLLMAAGIVQIAYWITGDRALAQSGTSLASATGLGEIGTVRAFEPPHTGTNYLLKEFVHVVGRKHASKLRIIALILMIGTPVALLSIPFTHWIALVAVIAHVAGLFVSRWLFFAQAEHVVGLYYGKR; encoded by the coding sequence ATGCATCCCGCCCCATCCGTGATTATTTTCACCTCACTCTCCGGTCTTGGCTTTGGGCTTTTGACATTCCTAGGCTTCGGGATGCCGCCACCAACCGGATTTATGGCCTTTGGCTTTTTTACTGTTGCTTATCTGCTTGCGGTGGGCGGGCTATTGGCATCAACCTTTCACCTCGGTCATCCAGAGCGTGCGCTGAAAGCTTTCACCCAATGGAAAACCAGCTGGCTCAGCCGTGAGGCGTGGCTTTCCGTTGGCGCGCTGCTGGTGATGGCCGCCTACGGCGCAGGCCTTGTCTTTTTTGGTATTGCGGTTGCCCCTCTGGGCTGGCTCGGCGCGATTTTGTCACTGGCGACGGTGTTTGCCACCTCAATGATATATGGCCAGTTGAAAACAGTGCCGCGCTGGAACACGAGACTAACGCCGCTTTTGTTTCTAACGCTGTCTTTGGCCGGCGGCGGCCTGTTGTCTGGTCAGATCAGCTCAGCTTTGATGCTGCTGATGGCGGCCGGCATCGTACAGATTGCCTACTGGATTACCGGTGATCGGGCTTTGGCGCAAAGCGGCACATCGCTGGCCAGCGCCACCGGACTTGGTGAGATCGGCACTGTGCGCGCTTTTGAGCCGCCGCATACAGGCACCAACTATCTGCTGAAGGAATTTGTCCATGTGGTGGGACGCAAGCATGCCTCAAAGCTGCGGATCATTGCGCTTATTTTGATGATCGGAACGCCGGTGGCACTGCTATCAATACCGTTCACCCATTGGATTGCACTGGTGGCCGTGATTGCCCATGTGGCGGGGCTTTTCGTCTCACGCTGGCTGTTCTTTGCCCAAGCCGAACATGTGGTCGGGCTCTATTACGGCAAACGCTGA
- a CDS encoding F0F1 ATP synthase subunit I, whose protein sequence is MSDPNNPDPLKSLDERIKAVKVAKTPEPKVDDHYTGAQLAWRMVIELVAGIAIGFGIGYGLDALFDTLPVFLVIFVLLGFAAGVKTMLRTAQEVQGQETAKAEEDKEG, encoded by the coding sequence TTGTCTGACCCCAACAACCCTGACCCGCTAAAATCGCTTGATGAGCGGATCAAGGCTGTAAAGGTGGCCAAGACACCAGAGCCAAAGGTGGACGACCATTACACGGGCGCGCAGCTGGCTTGGCGCATGGTGATCGAACTGGTGGCGGGGATCGCAATTGGCTTCGGCATCGGATACGGGCTAGATGCTTTGTTTGATACATTGCCGGTGTTTTTGGTGATATTTGTTTTACTGGGCTTTGCCGCAGGCGTGAAAACCATGCTTCGTACGGCGCAAGAGGTCCAAGGTCAGGAAACGGCGAAAGCCGAAGAAGATAAAGAGGGTTGA
- a CDS encoding F0F1 ATP synthase subunit B', producing the protein MASNTTEAAGNAADASAPGMPQLDFSTFGNQIFWLVVTLVVIYLILSRIALPRIAAVLAERQGTISHDIAAADELKSKAAAAEEAYNKALADARVEAARITEATKAEIKAELQVAIDEADAKIAEKAAASEAAIAEIRASALDSVDEVAKATAAELVSALGGKAEAKKVNAAVAEQLKG; encoded by the coding sequence ATGGCATCGAATACAACAGAAGCCGCAGGAAACGCAGCTGACGCCTCTGCGCCAGGTATGCCGCAGCTGGACTTTTCGACCTTTGGCAATCAGATTTTCTGGCTGGTGGTTACGCTTGTCGTGATCTACCTTATCCTGTCGCGCATTGCCTTGCCGCGCATTGCTGCGGTTCTGGCCGAACGACAGGGGACAATATCGCATGATATTGCTGCTGCAGATGAGCTAAAGTCCAAAGCAGCCGCTGCGGAAGAGGCTTATAACAAAGCGCTTGCTGATGCCCGTGTGGAAGCCGCGCGGATCACAGAGGCCACCAAAGCCGAGATCAAAGCCGAACTTCAGGTGGCGATTGATGAAGCTGATGCGAAAATAGCTGAAAAAGCCGCCGCAAGCGAGGCAGCGATTGCAGAAATTCGTGCCAGTGCTTTGGACAGTGTCGACGAAGTCGCCAAAGCGACCGCTGCGGAATTGGTCAGTGCGCTGGGCGGCAAAGCCGAGGCCAAAAAGGTCAATGCGGCTGTGGCCGAGCAGTTGAAAGGATAA
- a CDS encoding F0F1 ATP synthase subunit C, with the protein MEGDIVQMGAYIGAGLACTGMGGAAVGVGHVVGNFLSGALRNPSAAAGQTATMFIGIAFAEALGIFSFLVALLLMFAV; encoded by the coding sequence ATGGAAGGCGATATCGTACAAATGGGTGCCTATATAGGTGCAGGTCTGGCATGTACAGGAATGGGCGGCGCGGCCGTCGGTGTGGGCCATGTGGTCGGCAACTTCCTCTCAGGTGCCCTGAGAAACCCATCCGCTGCAGCGGGCCAAACAGCGACCATGTTTATTGGTATCGCTTTTGCAGAAGCACTGGGTATCTTTTCGTTCCTGGTTGCTCTGCTGCTTATGTTCGCCGTATAA
- a CDS encoding 4Fe-4S dicluster domain-containing protein, with protein sequence MTELPATTNRQLGLVIDLDTCVGCHACVISCKGWNTENYGAPLSDQSAYGANPSGTFLNRVHSYEVQPPEGAAQLVHFPKSCLHCEDAPCVTVCPTGASYKRVEDGIVLVNESDCIGCGLCAWACPYGARELDAAEGVMKKCTLCVDRIYNENLPEEDREPACVRTCPAGARHFGDFADPESNVSVLTAERGGMDLMPEQGTKPVNKYLPPRPKDQLGDIDILAPLLKPVAEEPKGFMAWLDKTLETR encoded by the coding sequence ATGACCGAACTGCCAGCGACAACAAACCGCCAGCTAGGATTAGTAATTGATCTTGATACCTGTGTCGGCTGTCATGCCTGTGTGATTAGCTGTAAAGGATGGAATACGGAAAACTATGGCGCGCCGCTGAGCGATCAAAGCGCCTATGGCGCTAATCCAAGCGGCACCTTTCTAAACCGCGTCCATTCTTATGAGGTGCAGCCGCCAGAGGGCGCTGCACAGCTTGTGCATTTTCCGAAATCCTGCCTGCATTGCGAAGATGCCCCCTGCGTGACGGTCTGCCCGACCGGCGCCAGTTACAAGCGGGTCGAGGACGGTATTGTTCTGGTCAATGAAAGCGACTGCATTGGCTGCGGACTTTGTGCTTGGGCCTGCCCCTACGGCGCACGCGAGCTTGATGCCGCAGAAGGGGTGATGAAGAAATGTACGCTTTGTGTGGACCGGATCTATAACGAAAACCTGCCCGAAGAAGACCGCGAGCCCGCCTGCGTGCGGACCTGCCCGGCCGGGGCGAGGCACTTTGGGGACTTTGCAGATCCTGAAAGTAACGTTAGCGTTCTAACAGCCGAGCGTGGGGGCATGGACCTTATGCCGGAACAAGGAACAAAGCCGGTGAACAAATACCTGCCCCCTCGGCCCAAGGACCAACTCGGAGACATTGACATTCTTGCGCCACTGCTTAAGCCTGTGGCGGAAGAACCCAAAGGCTTTATGGCCTGGCTTGATAAAACCCTGGAGACCCGCTGA